A portion of the Bacillus thuringiensis genome contains these proteins:
- the ligA gene encoding NAD-dependent DNA ligase LigA encodes MSKEIAKKRIEELRDLLNTFNYQYHVLDNPSVSDAEYDRDMQELIKLEAENQEFMSEDSPSVRVGGTILDIFEKVTHKSPMLSLGNAFNEGDLRDFDRRVRQGIDDANVRYICELKIDGLAVSLHYEKGRFIQGATRGDGVTGEDITQNLKTIKAIPLRLNEEVTLEARGEAYMPKRSFVKLNEEKEQNGEDVFANPRNAAAGSIRQLDPKIAAKRNLSMFVYGLANVEEKTIPSHSESLDFLGELGFKTNPNRRTCETIEEVIAYVEEWQEKRPHLDYEIDGIVIKVDDVALQESLGTTAKSPRWAIAYKFPAEEVVTRLTGIELSVGRTGVVTPTAELEPVRVAGTIVRRASLHNEDLIREKDIRIGDYVVVKKAGDIIPEVVNVIFDKRTGEEEEYRMPTHCPACESELVRLEEEVALRCINPTCPAQIREGLIHFVSRNAMNIDGLGERVITQLFDADYIRTFADLYALTKEQLLQLERFGEKSATNLIQAIENSKENSLERLLFGLGIRHVGAKAARTFAEHFETMDELVKATEEELKAINEIGEKMAQSVVTYFDNEDVLELLQQFKEYGVNMTYKGIKIADLQNVESYFAGKTVVLTGKLEVMGRSEAKKKIEALGGKVTGSVSKSTDLVVAGEAAGSKLAQAEKHNVEVWNEERFLQELNK; translated from the coding sequence ATGTCAAAAGAGATAGCAAAAAAACGTATAGAAGAACTGCGTGATTTGTTAAATACATTTAATTATCAATATCACGTATTAGACAATCCTTCTGTTTCTGATGCGGAATATGACCGTGATATGCAGGAGCTTATAAAATTAGAAGCAGAGAACCAAGAGTTTATGAGTGAAGATTCTCCCTCCGTTCGCGTTGGGGGAACTATTCTTGATATATTTGAAAAAGTAACACATAAGTCACCGATGTTAAGTTTAGGAAATGCATTTAACGAAGGTGATTTACGTGATTTCGACAGAAGAGTACGTCAAGGAATTGATGATGCGAATGTAAGATATATATGTGAATTAAAAATTGACGGGCTTGCCGTTTCGCTTCATTATGAAAAAGGACGCTTCATTCAAGGGGCGACACGTGGTGATGGTGTAACGGGTGAAGATATTACTCAAAATTTAAAAACGATTAAAGCTATCCCACTTCGTTTAAATGAAGAAGTAACGTTAGAAGCACGAGGCGAAGCTTATATGCCGAAGCGTTCATTCGTTAAACTAAATGAAGAAAAAGAGCAAAATGGAGAAGATGTATTTGCGAATCCGCGTAATGCAGCAGCAGGTTCAATACGTCAACTTGATCCAAAAATTGCAGCAAAGCGTAACTTATCTATGTTTGTGTATGGTCTTGCGAATGTAGAAGAAAAAACAATTCCATCGCACAGTGAATCGCTTGATTTCTTAGGTGAACTCGGATTTAAGACAAATCCAAATCGCCGTACATGTGAAACAATCGAAGAGGTTATAGCTTATGTAGAAGAATGGCAAGAAAAACGTCCGCATCTTGATTATGAGATTGATGGAATCGTTATAAAAGTAGATGATGTTGCTCTTCAAGAAAGTCTAGGAACTACAGCGAAGAGTCCAAGATGGGCGATTGCTTATAAATTCCCAGCTGAAGAAGTTGTAACGAGATTAACAGGCATTGAATTAAGTGTTGGCCGAACAGGGGTTGTAACACCGACTGCAGAGCTAGAGCCAGTGAGAGTTGCTGGTACGATTGTTCGCCGTGCTTCTCTACATAACGAAGATTTAATTCGTGAAAAAGACATTCGAATTGGTGACTACGTTGTTGTGAAGAAGGCTGGAGATATTATTCCTGAAGTTGTGAACGTTATTTTTGATAAGCGTACTGGTGAAGAAGAAGAATACCGCATGCCAACGCATTGTCCAGCATGTGAGAGTGAACTTGTTCGTTTAGAAGAAGAAGTAGCACTTCGATGTATAAATCCGACTTGTCCGGCTCAAATTCGAGAGGGATTAATCCATTTCGTTTCAAGAAATGCGATGAATATTGATGGACTTGGAGAACGTGTCATTACACAACTCTTTGATGCAGATTATATTCGTACATTTGCTGATTTATATGCATTGACGAAAGAGCAATTATTACAGTTAGAACGTTTTGGTGAAAAATCAGCAACAAACTTAATACAAGCAATTGAAAATTCTAAAGAAAACTCGCTAGAGCGATTATTATTTGGTCTTGGAATTCGCCACGTTGGAGCGAAAGCAGCACGTACATTTGCAGAGCACTTTGAAACGATGGATGAGCTTGTAAAAGCAACAGAAGAAGAACTAAAAGCAATTAATGAAATTGGCGAAAAAATGGCTCAATCTGTTGTGACATATTTTGATAATGAAGATGTATTAGAGTTATTACAGCAGTTTAAAGAGTATGGCGTGAATATGACATACAAAGGTATAAAAATTGCAGATTTACAAAATGTTGAATCTTACTTCGCAGGAAAAACGGTTGTTTTAACAGGTAAGCTAGAAGTTATGGGACGAAGTGAAGCGAAGAAGAAGATTGAGGCATTAGGTGGAAAAGTAACAGGAAGTGTTAGTAAGAGTACGGATTTGGTTGTTGCAGGTGAAGCAGCTGGTTCGAAATTAGCACAAGCGGAGAAACATAATGTTGAGGTTTGGAATGAAGAGAGGTTCTTACAAGAGCTAAATAAGTAA
- a CDS encoding CamS family sex pheromone protein — MKKIALAILSLGLLVSGCSAGADKDEKVAEKSGKAKEQSVVPKYAISDEYYKTTIPFDGGNARGLVVQGLNSRLDIDEFETGLMRIAKESFNTKDNFLKGGSALDTQVIQMLVKRKRTDAEQKELEDKLKKDAVKFPNIGLNPALGTGSESLEVKNKKNPIYISNILEHDYYVKKGDNGEERVGMVVGLAMNSVQYFNEEHGYPREAAIPDEKMLAEGKKMAQEILKVIHQKQPDTKNIPITFAIYRQTPKSSLVPGNFVSYANVEKGSETVEDWKQINEKYYLFPSEQAKTDNKREDLARVSNFKAKLSDYFQGDYTAVIGTGMYRDDELREMKLDIPVQFNGKAEIIGFTQYVAGLVMEYFPNYMKVQVTIKSVERPEAIIIREAKQDEPLVKILD; from the coding sequence ATGAAAAAAATAGCATTAGCGATATTAAGCCTGGGCCTACTTGTAAGTGGGTGTAGTGCAGGTGCCGACAAAGATGAAAAAGTGGCTGAGAAATCGGGGAAAGCAAAGGAACAATCAGTTGTTCCAAAATACGCTATTTCGGATGAATATTATAAGACGACTATTCCATTTGATGGTGGAAATGCACGTGGTTTAGTGGTACAAGGGCTAAATAGTCGTCTTGATATAGATGAATTTGAAACAGGATTAATGCGAATTGCAAAAGAATCATTTAATACGAAAGATAATTTTTTAAAAGGCGGAAGTGCTCTAGATACTCAAGTGATACAGATGCTTGTTAAAAGAAAACGTACAGATGCTGAACAAAAGGAACTAGAAGACAAATTAAAAAAAGATGCAGTTAAATTTCCTAATATAGGATTAAACCCTGCATTAGGAACGGGATCCGAATCACTAGAAGTGAAAAATAAAAAAAATCCAATATATATTTCAAATATTTTAGAGCATGATTATTATGTGAAAAAAGGCGATAATGGTGAGGAACGTGTTGGTATGGTAGTTGGATTAGCGATGAATTCTGTTCAATATTTTAACGAAGAGCATGGTTATCCACGTGAAGCTGCAATCCCGGATGAAAAGATGTTAGCTGAAGGGAAAAAAATGGCGCAAGAAATTTTGAAAGTCATACATCAAAAACAACCTGATACAAAAAATATTCCGATAACATTTGCGATTTATCGTCAAACTCCAAAGTCTTCGCTCGTGCCAGGTAATTTTGTTTCTTATGCAAATGTAGAAAAAGGTAGTGAAACGGTTGAAGATTGGAAACAAATTAATGAGAAATATTATTTGTTCCCATCAGAGCAAGCGAAAACAGATAATAAACGTGAAGATCTTGCAAGAGTATCCAACTTTAAGGCAAAACTAAGCGATTATTTCCAAGGTGACTATACAGCTGTTATTGGTACTGGTATGTATAGAGATGATGAATTAAGAGAAATGAAGCTTGATATTCCTGTCCAGTTTAATGGAAAAGCTGAAATAATTGGTTTTACACAATATGTGGCAGGGCTTGTTATGGAATACTTCCCGAATTATATGAAAGTACAAGTAACGATTAAATCTGTAGAACGCCCAGAAGCTATTATTATACGTGAAGCAAAACAAGATGAACCACTTGTGAAAATTTTAGATTAA
- a CDS encoding TSUP family transporter, giving the protein MEELSFQVIILLIAFGFLAAFIDSVVGGGGLISLPALMFVGLSPASAIATNKLAATMGTFTSAMYFIRSGKVDFKIVGKLIPLTIVGAVAGALVVKFIPSDILRPLVLVMLVFIAIYIIAKKNWGSVSTYKKMTQRKTLIFFFVILMIGFYDGFFGPGTGSFLIFAFLLIGLDFIQAAASGKLLNFVSNIVSLITFLFLDIIHFEYGIIMGLSMILGAYLGSKFAVQKGVGYVRTLFLLVTILLIGKNVLEYTHIL; this is encoded by the coding sequence ATGGAAGAATTAAGTTTTCAAGTCATTATTTTATTAATTGCATTTGGTTTTTTAGCAGCTTTTATTGATTCCGTTGTTGGAGGAGGAGGGTTAATTTCGCTTCCTGCGCTTATGTTTGTTGGCTTATCGCCGGCTTCGGCAATTGCAACGAATAAATTAGCGGCAACAATGGGGACGTTTACGAGTGCGATGTATTTCATTCGATCAGGAAAAGTTGATTTTAAAATTGTAGGAAAGTTAATCCCGTTAACTATTGTTGGAGCTGTTGCAGGTGCTTTAGTAGTAAAATTTATTCCATCGGATATTTTACGCCCATTAGTACTTGTAATGTTGGTATTTATTGCTATTTATATTATTGCAAAAAAGAATTGGGGAAGTGTGTCTACCTATAAGAAGATGACGCAAAGAAAAACATTAATATTTTTCTTTGTTATTTTAATGATAGGATTTTATGATGGATTTTTTGGACCAGGGACAGGGTCATTTTTAATTTTTGCATTTTTATTAATTGGTTTGGATTTTATTCAAGCGGCAGCATCTGGAAAACTTTTGAACTTTGTTAGTAATATTGTATCTTTAATTACTTTTTTATTTTTAGACATAATTCATTTTGAATACGGTATTATCATGGGATTATCAATGATCTTAGGTGCTTATTTGGGATCGAAGTTTGCGGTTCAAAAAGGCGTTGGATATGTAAGGACTTTATTTTTATTAGTTACTATATTATTGATCGGGAAAAATGTTTTGGAATATACTCATATTTTGTAG
- the pruA gene encoding L-glutamate gamma-semialdehyde dehydrogenase, producing the protein MVVAYKHEPFTDFSVEANKLAFEEGLKKVESYLGQDYPLIIGGEKITTEDKIVSVNPANKEELVGRVSKASRELAEKAMQVADETFQTWRKSKPEMRADILFRAAAIVRRRKHEFSAILVKEAGKPWNEADADTAEAIDFMEYYGRQMLKLKDGIPVESRPIEYNRFSYIPLGVGVIISPWNFPFAIMAGMTTAALVSGNTVLLKPASTTPVVAAKFMEVLEEAGLPAGVVNFVPGNGSEVGDYLVDHPRTRFVSFTGSRDVGIRIYERAAKVNPGQIWLKRVIAEMGGKDTIVVDKEADLELAAKSIVASAFGFSGQKCSACSRAVIHEDVYDHVLNRAVELTKELTVANPAVLGTNMGPVNDQAAFDKVMSYVAIGKEEGRILAGGEGDDSKGWFIQPTIVADVAEDARLMKEEIFGPVVAFCKAKDFDHALAIANNTEYGLTGAVVTNNRDHIEKAREEFHVGNLYFNRGCTGAIVGYQPFGGFNMSGTDSKAGGPDYLALHMQAKTTSETL; encoded by the coding sequence ATGGTAGTAGCATACAAACATGAGCCATTTACAGATTTTTCAGTGGAGGCTAACAAATTAGCGTTTGAAGAAGGTTTAAAGAAAGTAGAATCTTATCTTGGACAAGACTATCCATTAATTATTGGGGGAGAAAAAATCACTACAGAAGACAAAATTGTTTCTGTAAACCCTGCAAATAAAGAGGAACTTGTTGGTCGTGTTTCAAAAGCAAGCCGTGAGTTAGCTGAAAAAGCAATGCAAGTAGCGGATGAAACATTCCAAACTTGGAGAAAATCAAAGCCAGAAATGCGTGCAGACATTTTATTCCGTGCTGCAGCAATCGTTCGTCGCAGAAAACATGAATTCTCTGCTATTCTTGTAAAAGAAGCAGGTAAGCCATGGAATGAGGCAGATGCTGATACAGCAGAAGCAATCGACTTTATGGAATATTATGGTCGTCAAATGTTAAAATTAAAAGACGGTATTCCAGTAGAAAGCCGTCCAATTGAATATAATCGTTTCTCTTACATTCCATTAGGAGTAGGTGTTATCATTTCTCCTTGGAACTTCCCATTCGCAATTATGGCAGGTATGACAACAGCTGCTTTAGTTTCTGGTAACACAGTATTACTAAAACCAGCTAGTACAACTCCTGTAGTAGCAGCGAAATTTATGGAAGTATTAGAAGAAGCTGGCTTACCAGCTGGCGTAGTAAACTTCGTTCCAGGTAACGGTTCTGAAGTTGGTGACTACTTAGTAGATCATCCTCGTACACGTTTCGTAAGCTTCACGGGATCTCGTGATGTAGGTATCCGTATCTATGAGCGTGCAGCGAAAGTAAACCCAGGCCAAATTTGGTTAAAACGCGTTATCGCTGAAATGGGCGGTAAAGATACAATCGTTGTTGATAAAGAAGCAGATCTTGAATTAGCAGCTAAGTCTATCGTTGCATCAGCATTCGGATTCTCAGGACAAAAATGTTCTGCATGTTCTCGTGCAGTAATCCATGAAGATGTATATGATCATGTATTAAATCGTGCTGTTGAATTAACAAAAGAATTAACAGTTGCTAACCCAGCAGTATTAGGTACAAACATGGGGCCTGTTAATGACCAAGCTGCATTCGATAAAGTAATGAGCTATGTTGCAATTGGTAAAGAAGAAGGTAGAATTCTAGCAGGTGGCGAAGGGGACGATTCTAAAGGCTGGTTCATCCAACCGACAATCGTTGCTGACGTTGCAGAAGATGCTCGCTTAATGAAAGAAGAAATCTTCGGACCAGTAGTAGCATTCTGTAAAGCAAAAGACTTTGATCATGCGCTTGCAATTGCAAACAATACAGAATACGGTTTAACAGGTGCTGTTGTTACTAACAACCGTGACCATATTGAAAAAGCACGTGAAGAATTCCACGTTGGTAACTTATACTTCAACCGTGGATGTACTGGTGCAATCGTAGGTTACCAACCATTCGGTGGCTTTAACATGTCTGGTACAGACTCTAAAGCTGGTGGACCTGACTACTTAGCACTTCACATGCAAGCAAAAACTACTTCTGAAACTTTATAA
- a CDS encoding cysteine hydrolase family protein — protein MKTALLLVDIQNDYFPNGKMELRNPVEASEYANQLLQHFRTNSEPIFHIQHVAIKDDATFFLPNTEGVHIHEKVRPLREETVILKHYPNSFRETNLLEQLQRLDIEHVVVCGMMTHMCIDATVRAAFDFGFQCTVIHDACATKDLSFKNATIPAVYIHNTILASLNGVYANVISTKEFLAT, from the coding sequence ATGAAAACAGCTCTTTTACTCGTCGATATTCAAAACGATTATTTTCCAAATGGAAAGATGGAATTGCGTAATCCAGTAGAAGCAAGCGAATATGCTAATCAGTTATTACAACACTTTAGAACAAACAGCGAACCTATTTTTCATATCCAACACGTAGCTATAAAAGATGACGCTACTTTTTTCCTACCTAATACAGAAGGTGTACATATTCATGAGAAGGTACGTCCACTTAGAGAAGAAACAGTTATACTCAAACATTATCCAAATAGCTTCCGAGAAACTAATCTTCTAGAGCAATTACAGCGTTTAGACATTGAACATGTCGTCGTATGCGGGATGATGACTCATATGTGTATTGATGCTACAGTAAGGGCTGCATTTGATTTTGGATTTCAATGTACCGTTATACACGATGCTTGTGCTACAAAAGACCTTTCTTTTAAGAACGCTACTATACCAGCTGTTTATATTCACAATACAATTTTAGCTAGTTTAAATGGCGTATATGCAAATGTAATAAGCACGAAAGAATTTTTAGCTACATAA
- a CDS encoding methionine ABC transporter ATP-binding protein, translated as MISFNNVSKVYESAGQSVHAVEDVTLSVEKGEIFGIIGFSGAGKSTLLRLVNMLERPTAGTISIDDKDITSLSTKELRKLRQRIGMIFQSFNLFNSRTVFGNIAYPLKLAKLPKNEIKERVNELLKFVGLEDKANYYPEQLSGGQKQRVGIARALATSPDILICDEATSALDPETTTEILNLLKKVNREYNLTILLITHEMHVVKEICHRVAVMEKGKVIEEGKLFDVFTQPKTKTTQNFVRSVINDHLPESVLAKIQNGGQIYRLTFTGEETGQPVLSYIAKNYNVDVNVLYGNIIELQNVLFGNLLVELQGEQREIQKALQHLRLQVQLKEVEAHAS; from the coding sequence ATGATTTCTTTTAACAATGTAAGTAAAGTGTATGAATCAGCTGGGCAATCTGTTCATGCGGTGGAGGATGTAACATTATCAGTTGAGAAAGGCGAAATTTTTGGCATTATCGGTTTTAGTGGCGCTGGAAAGAGTACATTATTACGCTTAGTAAATATGTTAGAGAGACCAACGGCAGGAACGATTTCAATAGATGATAAAGATATTACATCATTATCGACGAAAGAATTACGCAAACTAAGACAAAGAATCGGAATGATTTTTCAAAGCTTTAATTTATTTAATTCAAGAACAGTGTTTGGGAATATTGCTTATCCATTAAAGTTAGCGAAATTGCCAAAGAACGAGATAAAAGAACGAGTGAATGAACTGCTGAAGTTTGTAGGGTTAGAAGATAAAGCAAACTATTATCCAGAGCAGTTATCAGGGGGACAAAAGCAGCGAGTTGGCATTGCTAGAGCACTTGCGACATCGCCAGATATTCTTATATGTGATGAGGCAACATCAGCTTTAGATCCAGAAACAACGACAGAAATTCTAAACTTATTAAAGAAAGTAAATCGAGAATACAATTTAACGATTCTTCTTATTACACACGAAATGCATGTTGTGAAAGAAATTTGCCACCGTGTAGCTGTAATGGAGAAGGGAAAAGTTATTGAAGAAGGAAAACTGTTTGACGTTTTCACACAACCAAAAACAAAGACGACTCAAAACTTTGTACGTTCTGTTATTAATGATCATTTACCAGAAAGTGTTCTAGCGAAAATTCAAAATGGTGGTCAAATTTATCGTCTAACATTTACTGGTGAGGAGACAGGACAGCCGGTACTATCATATATCGCAAAAAACTATAACGTTGATGTAAATGTACTGTACGGAAATATTATTGAACTTCAAAATGTGCTATTTGGAAATCTGCTTGTAGAATTGCAAGGTGAGCAGAGGGAAATTCAAAAAGCATTACAACATCTAAGACTGCAAGTGCAGCTGAAGGAGGTAGAAGCTCATGCGAGTTGA
- a CDS encoding methionine ABC transporter permease codes for MRVDWSIFWPRILDATGDTLLMVIVTLIFATILGIPLGLLLYVTRKGNFLENKWVFSILNIIINTIRPVPFIIFLVALSPLTRSVIGTTIGTAAAIFPMTLVASIGIARMVETNLVSVPKGVIEAAQAMGASPIRIVFEILVPEALAPLILGVTFMTVGLIEFSAVAGLVGGGGLGDLAMTYGYQRFDTSVMFVTVVLLIILVQIAQNLGNYFAKVLLRRS; via the coding sequence ATGCGAGTTGATTGGAGTATATTTTGGCCGCGCATACTAGATGCGACGGGGGATACCCTCTTAATGGTAATTGTAACCCTTATATTCGCTACAATTCTGGGTATACCTCTAGGTTTACTTTTATATGTAACGAGAAAAGGAAACTTTTTAGAAAATAAATGGGTCTTTTCTATTCTTAACATCATAATTAATACAATTCGTCCGGTACCATTCATTATCTTTTTAGTAGCTTTAAGCCCACTAACAAGAAGCGTTATTGGAACGACGATTGGAACAGCAGCAGCAATTTTCCCGATGACGTTAGTCGCATCAATTGGTATTGCTAGAATGGTTGAAACAAATCTTGTTTCCGTTCCGAAAGGAGTAATTGAAGCAGCGCAAGCAATGGGCGCCTCGCCAATTAGAATCGTTTTTGAAATCCTTGTACCAGAAGCGTTAGCACCATTAATCTTAGGTGTCACATTTATGACAGTTGGTTTAATTGAATTTTCTGCAGTTGCTGGGCTTGTCGGTGGTGGCGGTCTTGGTGACTTGGCAATGACATATGGTTATCAACGTTTTGATACATCAGTTATGTTCGTAACGGTTGTTTTACTTATTATTCTCGTGCAGATAGCTCAAAATTTAGGAAACTACTTTGCGAAAGTCTTGTTACGCAGATCATAA
- a CDS encoding MetQ/NlpA family ABC transporter substrate-binding protein: MKKILAFALSAIVGVSALSGCSSGDTGAGAKEKVIRVGVTGTDGDAWEILKKKAEKEGIKIKLVEFSDYTTPNKALADGDIELNSFQHIAFLEQFKKEHKLDITAVGTTQIAPMGLYSEKYKKANEIPDGSEIAIPNDPTNQARALKLLDAAGVLKLKKDFGLFGDPSGIAENPKKLKITPVIAQQTPRVLKDVAASVINNGVAGQAGLDPAKDPIFLEDPKNENAKPYINIFAARTKDKDDPTLKKVIELYHSKEVTDAIKKETNDGSISVDLSLEELEKIVK; encoded by the coding sequence ATGAAGAAAATTTTAGCATTTGCATTATCAGCAATTGTAGGAGTCTCAGCATTAAGTGGCTGCTCAAGTGGAGACACGGGTGCAGGAGCGAAAGAAAAAGTAATTCGCGTCGGTGTAACTGGAACGGATGGAGACGCTTGGGAAATTTTGAAGAAAAAAGCTGAAAAAGAAGGGATTAAGATTAAACTGGTGGAGTTCTCTGATTATACAACTCCAAATAAAGCTTTAGCTGATGGAGATATTGAATTAAACTCATTTCAGCATATTGCTTTCTTAGAGCAATTTAAAAAAGAGCATAAGTTAGATATTACAGCTGTTGGTACAACGCAAATTGCGCCAATGGGTTTATACTCTGAAAAATATAAGAAGGCAAATGAAATTCCAGATGGTTCAGAAATTGCAATTCCAAACGATCCAACGAACCAAGCACGTGCATTAAAACTTCTTGATGCAGCTGGAGTATTAAAGCTTAAAAAAGATTTTGGCTTATTTGGAGATCCAAGCGGCATTGCTGAAAATCCGAAGAAGTTAAAAATCACGCCGGTTATCGCACAGCAAACACCTCGTGTGTTAAAAGATGTAGCGGCATCAGTTATTAATAACGGTGTTGCTGGTCAAGCTGGATTAGATCCAGCGAAGGATCCTATTTTCTTAGAAGATCCAAAGAATGAAAATGCGAAGCCTTATATTAATATTTTCGCAGCTCGTACGAAAGATAAAGATGATCCAACACTGAAAAAAGTAATTGAATTGTATCATTCAAAAGAAGTAACAGATGCAATTAAGAAAGAAACGAATGATGGTTCAATTTCAGTTGATCTTTCACTTGAGGAGCTTGAAAAAATCGTAAAATAA
- a CDS encoding HXXEE domain-containing protein: MKKHSTTILWIIPLLFFIHNLEEAFQMPQYLANQFSIRLITSQQFFIAISVLTIFVLLIVFLYQLNFLSSICWIIFIQGAIFFNSVQHIILFFIYRSYNPGVISAFFITLFSIFFVLSKKHLIHQKQFVITLLFSLFSYPIIIWITLLFASYFHS; encoded by the coding sequence ATGAAAAAGCATTCCACTACTATACTCTGGATCATTCCCTTATTATTTTTCATTCATAACCTTGAAGAAGCTTTCCAAATGCCACAATACCTTGCTAATCAATTTTCAATCCGCCTTATAACTAGCCAACAATTTTTCATTGCCATTTCCGTATTAACAATCTTTGTATTACTTATCGTCTTTCTATATCAACTTAACTTCTTGTCTTCTATATGCTGGATTATTTTTATACAAGGGGCCATCTTCTTTAACTCTGTTCAACATATTATTTTGTTTTTCATTTATCGCTCCTATAACCCCGGCGTAATATCAGCATTTTTCATTACTCTCTTTTCTATTTTCTTTGTTTTATCAAAAAAACACTTAATTCATCAAAAGCAATTCGTAATTACACTCCTTTTCAGCTTATTTTCTTATCCCATTATAATTTGGATTACCTTACTGTTCGCTAGCTACTTTCATTCATAA
- a CDS encoding DUF3926 domain-containing protein, with protein sequence MHEELLRRVIRTKVKVGMHILEELPNPIQQSAKQILNILQEELAAYPKEREHHENNLKNIIIE encoded by the coding sequence ATGCATGAGGAACTACTACGAAGGGTAATTCGTACAAAAGTAAAAGTCGGGATGCATATATTAGAAGAGCTACCTAATCCAATCCAGCAATCAGCTAAGCAAATATTAAATATTTTGCAAGAGGAGCTAGCTGCTTATCCGAAAGAACGAGAGCATCATGAAAATAATTTAAAAAATATCATAATTGAATAA
- a CDS encoding ArsA family ATPase, which produces MMRIILYTGKGGVGKTSISAATAIQSAKQGLKTLVMSTDPAHSLGDSFGIKLSSEPLEIRENLWAQEINTIYEMEKGWGKLQKYITLLFTSKAADDITTEELTMFPGMEDLISLLRVLDYYKQNTYDVIIIDCAPTGETLAMLSFPDMLGWWMEKLFPIKRKVLKVVRPVAQPLLGVPLPTDDIMDELTNTLEQLGEMRDILSNREVTSIRIVVNPEKMVIKEAQRSFTYLNLYDYNVDAIMINRVIPNTVTDPYFQAWKDTQKKYKTLIQNSFDPLPIYEAPMFEQEVVGLPMLERVGDALFKTDHCPTEVKFNGRTQYVRKDGDDYIFILSIPFSNKSELSLNQKGDELIIRAGSVKRNITLPKTLTHLSIQGAKFEEDILNIRFGGVVHA; this is translated from the coding sequence GCGCAAAACAAGGATTAAAAACTTTAGTCATGAGTACAGATCCTGCTCATAGTTTAGGAGATTCATTTGGTATAAAGCTATCTTCTGAGCCATTAGAAATTCGTGAAAATTTGTGGGCACAAGAAATTAATACGATTTATGAGATGGAAAAAGGATGGGGAAAATTACAGAAATATATTACACTACTCTTCACTTCCAAAGCAGCCGATGATATTACAACAGAAGAATTAACGATGTTTCCTGGTATGGAAGATTTAATTAGCTTACTTCGCGTACTCGATTATTATAAACAAAACACATATGATGTTATCATTATTGATTGTGCTCCAACAGGAGAAACATTAGCAATGCTAAGCTTTCCAGACATGCTCGGCTGGTGGATGGAAAAATTGTTTCCTATTAAAAGAAAAGTTTTAAAAGTCGTTCGTCCTGTAGCTCAACCACTCCTTGGTGTCCCTCTTCCAACCGACGATATTATGGACGAATTAACAAATACACTTGAACAGCTCGGAGAAATGAGAGATATTTTATCAAACCGAGAAGTAACAAGTATCCGCATCGTTGTAAATCCTGAAAAAATGGTCATTAAAGAAGCTCAGCGTAGCTTTACTTATTTAAATTTATACGATTATAACGTAGATGCCATTATGATTAATCGCGTCATCCCTAACACCGTCACCGATCCTTATTTTCAAGCATGGAAAGATACGCAAAAGAAATATAAAACATTAATTCAAAATAGTTTTGATCCACTTCCTATTTACGAAGCTCCAATGTTTGAACAAGAAGTTGTTGGTTTACCCATGTTAGAGCGTGTAGGAGATGCTTTATTTAAAACTGATCATTGTCCTACTGAAGTGAAATTTAACGGCCGCACACAATATGTAAGAAAAGATGGCGATGATTATATTTTCATTCTTTCTATTCCCTTCTCAAACAAAAGTGAACTTTCATTAAATCAAAAAGGTGATGAGCTAATTATTCGAGCTGGCTCTGTGAAACGAAATATTACATTGCCAAAAACGTTAACACACCTTTCTATTCAAGGAGCAAAATTTGAAGAAGATATACTAAACATTCGGTTTGGAGGTGTAGTGCATGCATGA